A genomic stretch from Candidatus Ishikawaella capsulata Mpkobe includes:
- the rsxE gene encoding electron transport complex subunit RsxE, with the protein MMKNQCNSSCKKSNLFNLCPIIAVTSTVSNALVFGVIIMLITTINNMIISALRRCIPTDIRFPIYMIIISGIITCLQMLIHAYVYSIYKNIYFFLPLIIANCNIIREAETIAYTNEIIPAGLNGIKNSINIISEMFVLALVREIIANGIIFDNASQQFGSWATYLRIQVMHLNSPIIIAKLPAGGLMILGLLIALKNIAYQYIKNISEFMINKRILKVHE; encoded by the coding sequence ATGATGAAAAATCAATGTAATAGTAGTTGTAAAAAAAGTAATTTATTCAATCTATGTCCTATAATAGCAGTTACTTCTACTGTAAGTAATGCTTTAGTATTTGGTGTGATTATAATGCTAATTACAACTATTAATAATATGATTATTTCTGCATTAAGGCGTTGTATACCAACAGATATACGTTTCCCTATATATATGATAATCATCTCTGGAATTATAACTTGCTTGCAGATGTTAATACATGCTTATGTATATAGTATCTATAAAAATATATATTTTTTTTTACCTTTAATTATTGCTAATTGTAATATTATCCGCGAAGCAGAAACAATAGCTTATACTAATGAAATTATTCCGGCAGGATTAAATGGAATAAAAAATAGCATAAATATTATAAGTGAAATGTTTGTATTAGCATTAGTACGTGAGATTATAGCTAATGGAATAATATTTGATAATGCTTCTCAGCAGTTTGGCTCTTGGGCTACTTATTTACGCATTCAAGTGATGCATCTAAATTCTCCTATTATAATAGCAAAATTGCCGGCCGGTGGTTTGATGATTTTAGGATTATTAATAGCCTTAAAGAATATTGCCTATCAATATATAAAAAATATATCAGAGTTTATGATTAACAAAAGGATATTAAAAGTACATGAATAA